ttgaaaaatattgatattcCGCTTTGTGAACAAGGTTTTGATGTTTTCAAGAAGATTGGTTTAATACCTGAATAATTTTCTTGGAAACAGGAGGATTGAGGCCGCGACGAGTTTTGTGAGCATCTGGTGCAGGTTCTTGGTACCCTCCAGTAGAGTTTAAAGAAGCTTCAAGGCCAGCGATGTCTGCCTTGAGTTTCTTGGCTTGGGATTGCAGTTCTTGAACATACGCCACCGCATCTCCAACTATAGATGCTTTATCCATCTAAtgcaacaaattaaaaaaaaaactcctctCAGTTTCATGTTCCCTATAATTATTTCAAGAGAATACATTTTACCTTAGTAATGTTAGGAACAAGAGCTCTCAATGCGTAAAGCTTATCCTTCATACGGCCTCTCCTTTTCCTCTCAGAGATCAAAGTTTTTGACCGATCCGTCCTCGTCTTACGGCTTCCATCTGTATGCGTCGTGGTGGCTGAAGAGTCGTCGCAGTCGTTGTAATCGTCGTCACCGCCTGCCTTAACACTCTCTGCGTCGAGGCTACGGAAGGACTCGGCGACATTGGAGTCCAAGTCAGGCAGTTCGTCGAAAAGGTCATTGACATGTGATGGGATAAAATGGTTCTCGTCGACGAAACTTGGACTGTTTTGGAAAGGACCACCAAGATCGAAATCAAGAGATGGGTTTTTATTGGTTTGATCATCTCCTCTAATGAGATTTATGAACTGATCGAAGTTTGGATCGACCAAGAAGTTGTGTAGTTCTATGTCGCTTAAGTTTGAAAGAACATTGACTGTTCCTTCCATTGTCTTTTTGTCTGTTTCTTAGTTTTCTTGTCgaaatgaaagaaaaacaaaaagagtctTAGATATTTCTGACCACGTAAGAGAGACAAAGTGAGTTTATTTATACAGTGAGTTTTTGTTTCctagtatattttaaatgaaattacGAAATAGTGTATTGAAGTCGACATTAAAATAAGAGGTAGTaccttataaaaaaaaaatcaaaataagttATTTTTGAAGTgtcaaaaaaatcattttgtagTTAAGTTATTAAAATTGTTAATCACAGATAATTACTACATTTATAGTAAaatttgagttgttttgtttaAATGTATGAAAAGCTGAAAAATTTATTGGTTTACAACacaatgaataaaattttaaagtggattatataatttaaaaaaaaaacattattgtaAAACCATATTTAAGGAAGGTTCTTTTAAACTTGTGATTTTTAAAACCATCGTGGACAATGTATAAATTGTATAtcattttatatcattttaagcAATTAATGGCgtgtattatattttaaaaacttaaaattctaGGGGCGGAAATGTGAAAGTTTTCCCAGGTAAATATTTTGCAAACAGAAATAGCTAACTTTCGGGTATAATAAGGTCATGTAGTTGTATTTTCCACCAACTAGATCACTTCTAGCATCttatttctaataataaaaACGTTTATATTATCGCACTAGCACAACCAAAACAACAATTCCCAATAGCATTTtcccaaaatatattttctcgtGTGATCTAGATTTAATTAGGGTTCTTAGATCTCTTAGGTGTAGCTCAGATTATCATAATTAGATGAAAACACAATAAACTGAATATTATTTAGCTAACAAGATATAAGGAAATTTACTTAGGGagcttgtttgttttattttaagttcATTTCGTTAACGTCTTGATAATGTCATGCATGACGATCGATTGCGTATAATCTTagctaattttttttggttttttgttgcTAAAAATCTATTGCTACATTGACTCCCAAAATTGGTTTGTCGTGTTGTATGACAATTGTATATCTGATAAGGAAGTTGAGCTCTTAAgcaaaaaacaagaagaagaaaaacacgaaaagaaaagaagctcaatcacattgcatgggtaaataattttaagattttgtaAGAGTGagtacatattttttatgatctCACAAAACCAAAGTCAGTAAAGTTCAAAAAGCAAAACGAAAGTCGAAACcaagaaaatataaaagtaattgaaattcttattatttttagagTAATTCTAATTGATAAAATGGACAATTGTTGAATATATCAACAACTTGTCAACTTCTCTACAGTATTATAACAAATGAGATTACTTTATCATCTTTTCGttatttttctaaagaaaattgcaacaaataccatattcataatagcatttttcatatttacactCATCAATTTTactctcacttttaatgaaggataaaaatatttataccccTAACGTTAACTGATCtatacttagggtttagagttgggggGGTAGGGtatggtttttggaatgtgaaatagaattctagtaaatatataaataaatacataaaaatataaaatagtttcaataaatttttaaaatagtttcaaacataatttttgattttcaaaaaaaattagaaaaaaatcagaaaaaatttataaaaaagttcaaatttgaaaaaagtataattaagaaacattaaaaaatacttttttattttttatttatttaaataattatttattacatatatatagagaacaaagatataaaaaaaatttgctagttaatgaaaaatgtatttttgaaaatatttcatTAGCGATAGTAAAGATTAATAATGATACCATGGAATTGGTAAACACGaaattctccttttttttttttttgactctGATCATCAGTTCTCTTTCTCCACTTCATTTATGTtaactctttttaaaaaaaaaaaatgaacatgaCAGGCATCTAGCCAAATGTATCCATGAACCATCTTGGGAAAGCAATTAAGCAACAATGAAACTAGATCCATAGGGGTGGTCCTATATGGTTCGTTTGTTTTCTTCTGAATTGCCATAGATAAAACAAACGatgattttgatataaaaaaaaaaaactaacgatGATATTTATTCCTCACGCGTATGCAACATCTTCGCAAATGGACCTGATACTGCGTTAAACATATTTGTTAATCTTATTATTGGCGCATGAGATATAATCGGCCTTACCAACGGAGCAATTGAGATATTAACTGTAGAAACTTCATATTATCAGCAATGTCGTGGTGAGTAGAAACTTCGACGCTGTCGACAATTAAAATCCAAACACGTATTTGTCCAAAAAACAAATATCCAATCACGTATATGAATCAGAATAACAGATGTCGTTGcatttatcttattaaaataggaACATTGTTCTGGACCCAACATTTAATCATgtgtaatattaaataaaatgtcATTAATGATTAGTGAAAACATTATATCTCATTAAGATAATTATGGAAACAACATTACAAAATAACTGTTTATTAATCTTTTTTCAACAAATTGATAAAATTAAGTAATTGACTAACACTCAAATAATTtatagcaaaataaaaaaataagtttaactTTTTCGGGTTTAGATACtacaaaataatttcatataatatgaaataacttaaattaatagaattatttatattttcctaAACAGAAAATTACATTCATTTAAACTTAAATAAGAtttgatattaaattaaatattatttatcaatGAAATGTTAGAGTAAATAAATTGacatcaattaaattttataattcaaaatttatcatttctcgttttccaaatgtaccaaataATCCAAGGGTATGGATCTTTATCCAACGAAAgatttatcttattaaaataggaACATTGTTCTGGACCCAACATTTAATCATgtgtaatattaaataaaatgtcATCAATGATTAGTGAAAACATTATATCTCATTAAGATAATTATGGAAACAACATTACAAAATAACTGTTTATTAATCTTTTTTCAACAAATTGATAAAATTAAGTAATTGATTAACACTCAAATAATTtatagcaaaataaaaaaataagtttaactTTTTCGGGTTTATATACtacaaaataatttcatataatatgaaataacttaaattaatagaattatttatattttcctaAACAGAAAATTACATTCATTTAAACTTAAATAAGAtttgatattaaattaaatattatttatcaatGAAATGTTAGAGTAAATAAATTGacatcaattaaattttataattcaaaatttatcATTTCTCGTTTTTTCAAATGTACCAAATAATCCAAGGGTATGGATCTTTATCCAACGAAAgatttatcttattaaaataggaACATTGTTCTGGACCCAACATTTAATCATgtgtaatattaaataaaatgtcATTAATGATTAGTGAAAACATTATATTTCATTAAGATAATTATGGAAACAACATTACAAAATAACTGTTTATTAATCTTTTTTCAACAAATTGATAAAATTAAGTAATTGACTAACACTCAAATAATTtatagcaaaataaaaaaataagtttaactTTTTCGGGTTTATATACtacaaaataatttcatataatatgaaataacttaaattaatcCTAAACAGAAAATTACATTCATTTAAACTTATATAAGAtttgatattaaattaaatattatttatcaatGAAATGTTAGAGTAAATAAATTGacatcaattaaattttataattcaaaatttatcATCTCTcgttttccaaatgtaccaaataATCCAAAGGTATGGATCTTTATCCAACGAAAGGTCTTCAATATCGTTCTTTCGCCATAATAGATAATCCATATTTGTGTAGTGGCTTGTACTGGGAACACCAATGGTGGAGTTATGGTGTTGTGTGTGCCATGTGTGTAAATTTGGGTGGTATTCAAATATGGCATGGATTATAGTTTCTTCCTCTGCTCCGCATCTAGGGAAATGGTTATCGCATAACATATAGCGATGTTTTAGGTTGCTTGCCACTGCTAATTGTGCAGAGAGCATTTGCCagataaaatatttgatttttggtAGAGCTTTTATCTCGGTTATGCATGTGTGTTCATCGTATCCTTGTTGAGTAGGTTTCTGGCTACCTAGTAGCCTGACTTAACAGTGTGCATCACATTCTTTGTATAGCTCCAACAATATTCATCTCAATGATATCCTTGACTTATGGCCAAAGATAGGATCAATGGGATATCCTCCAGATTGACATAGTTTTTAAGCATCTCAGAGTTTCATCTTTTTGGGTTCcctattattatttcatttattgaTATCATTGGGTGAACCACCGGTGAAGTTGGCCTAGCCGGTCTTGCTGGGATCGTTGGTAGCCAAAGGTCTTCTCAAATTATAATCTTATTCCCGGAGTGTACATTTTGTTTGATTCCCAATGATATTAATGGCTTCGATGCCATTATACTCGTCCATCCACATGAGGGATTATCAACCTTGTTTAGCTGCAAAGGCGATGTATCTTCTCCTTAAAACTCTTGATATTAAGGAATCTGGAAACTTCACTAGTCGCACTAGGGCAAGATTGAATTCATGGATCAACATGAATCATATTCTTCCCTCTTCTCTTAATCTACATAGTTTATTTCCATTTTACCAATGTATACCTTTTTAGACAGGTTTGAGCTctagcaaaactgcaaaatgGCACTAGCTAAATTTTCACATGCCTCTAACAGTAGTAACAAAATTGACACTACGTAAGTAGACAGAGATATTAGGATAGAATTTATCAgtatttcttttcttctctttgttaGCCATCGACCTATCCAACCATTACTCTAATTTTCTTCCCTTTGTTAGCTATTGACCTATCCAACCATTATTCTGATTTGCAATCGTTCTTTCCTTCCTTTCAGTATGCCAAAGTAACTTAATAGGTAgtgtttatatttaaataaatatagaaataaatcGTCCGTCCATTGTCAGTTACCTAATATTGATTTTATtacctttttgtttttgctaaaaatatttattttattagtttactaGAAATAAATGGATACTACCTACACATAAATTATTTACAGggattttagtttatattaaattgatcAGTCCGTATTGAAGAGGTGATACATGTGCGAGTGTCTACTTATTACCAAACTtatccgttttaatatttttgttggcTCAAATATTTGCGGATAGATACTTAAAATATTAATCGGTTGCAAAGTCGATGAAATATTAATACTCCTCTGTTTCAATATAatccatgttttagaaaaaaaaattgttttgaaaacattaattgtgtaaataaattttaattggttAGAAAATATGGAACATAGCtaatcacaaaaaataatatattttcttaatttgtgtgaaAACTCTAAAACATATCATTTATAAAGGGAGGAAGTAGCATTTTTCTGTTAACAACATTTCCAATAATATTGTACGACTTTGCAGCTGGTTAAAACGACGTTttcatagaaaataaaataattattagtagCATTTTCATGCTTTAACTCATTAACAGATAATTGCAACTAGTAACATGTACTTTATTTTAAGAAGAAGCCTGTTCAATGCATTTTTGTTCATAATAATAAGACAAAAGGATAGTACAATAACgtaaatacattaaataaagAAAGATGAAGTCTTGGCCGGCGAGAGAAATAAACaactgttacaaaaaaaaaaattgtgaactTATTGAAGTGTATGATATTTTATCACGTATGCAGAGTTGTGCCTTCGCGAGGGGAAAATAAACTTTCACCTGCAtcatcttttaaaataatataaaattaagtttcaAAACAAGAAAGTAAATGCAATGTGATCTTATAAGATACTCCAAGAAATCTAATTGAACATTGAGCTAATATAAACTTCTAATTATTGACCCCGTATGTTCCATTTATTTTTTACCCATATAAACTTCTTCAACcaagtttctattttttttttttttaaatctgttTGTAAATTAGTTGCattgttaaaaaattaaagtttaccAAAATCTAAGAGGCTTATTGAAATACTATATTCTGAGAAaggttaaaaatattaactggcCTAATCAACccctaatatttttataatttcaggtAATGATGCATCTGCTGAAATAAGTTTTCTCAAATTTAAATTTGTCCATATCTTACGTTTGTACAATTATATCACAAAAGAGAGTAagtggacataatgtcattttgTCTATAAACAGCTGTTAAATGTCGATCTtcgaaatttaattttattatttatattttgatgtttactctatttatttatttatcggGATAGTGACACATTATTATATAAGTTTTCGTGTATATATATGAATCGAGGCAATTTGTTATCAACCTAGCTAGGCACAGCTCGGCAAGTATGTActgtgaaaacaaaaacaaaatgttgGTCAACCAATTATTCCTTtcagtattttttaaaaaagatgtcGAACGTTCGAGCAACATTTTatcaacaaaacaataaaacgTGAGGGGGATATTCCGGAGTAAATTTACGTGCACAGAAACAAATATAGGATTTTCTAgagtttttcaaaataattgattttttagaattttaaaataccaGTTAATGTTGATAAAttgtatacttttaagaaacattaactgaaaatatttgaattgattaaatactATTGATCGatagttattgaaaaatatatagtgatataaataataaatttaattataaatatttattatatttttaatatgcgtaaatattcaataaaatctTTTTTCGAAAACGGAGAGAGAGAATATGTGTAAACAAACAAATACAAGACGGTATTCAAAGGTAATTTTTGAAAACCACACTGATGTCACCAATTACCATCTTTTGcaaaaattattgtaaatatttgaattgattaaatgcTATTGGTTCatagttattggaaaatgtatagtgatataaataataaatttaattgattCAATTATAGTgaaacattaattgaaaatatttgaattgattaaatactattggttgatagttattgaaaaatgtagagtgatataaataataaatttaattgtaaacatttattatatttttaatatgcgtaaatactctataaaattttttattcgGGAACGGAGAGAGGGAGTACGTGTAAACACACGGTATTCAgggtaattttttaaaaccacACTGATGTCACCAATCACCATCTTttgcaaaaaatattattttgtacaacaaaaaaaagagaaaaaacacTGCACATTTAATTATAACTTTACTGAGAAAAAGATAAAGTACGTACAAAAACGCACAGCTACTATTACCCAAATATTCCTATAAAAACGCAcaagatgttatgaaaacaaataaagaaaatttgttAACCTATTTGAATTCTCGACACTAATGGAATAATTTTATTCAAACGTAAAATTAATATGGTTAACACGTTAAATAAATGACTCTGAATTGTTATTgtaaatacaattaatgaaatattttgaatgagtgaaaaaatataaaaaatgtaattaaacacttaaaaataaataagttatgttttatattttgtaataaatgaTGTCAAATTAAGTAGAAAAGACAATAAATGaaataattcaaattagttaaaaagaatgaaaatctATAAAAACCACTtacaaatagaaaaatattattttgtacttcaattttaatagaataaatttTGTATACAAACGATTAATTTTATAGgatataattaatgtatttgtttttaaaacttaaatataaattttaaagcaaAATTTTGAGTGGagaaatttattgataaaaccaaaaaataatagctaaaagaatatatttatcatttttttgatgTGTGTGAAAACCTTTATACATTATACACTTGTAAATTGGATCAATATTTCTAATAGAAACTAAAAAGAagtcaacttcttctttaaaaatatactagAGATTGATCTGTGCACCCACACAGGTATTggttcttacatttttatatattgatatttgttttcttataactagtgttatatattttaaatgtgtcgtaatataactaattgtattcaaaagacctAAACCGAATCGagtaatatgattattttttgtacaaatatccgaacccgtttcagatacatttgttatttagatatttttaagttcCAATACATTAAAACCGTACTCATCCAAACCCAGAAGAACCCAACTCAAAACcaacacataaatttataatattcaagagtggcctaatttcaaaacaaaaatgatacaaaaaaataacaactcGTACTTAAATGGATAATCAATGTTCATGCCTAACtggttttataaactaataaaaatgatttttttatgggtttggctaaattaagtaaaataaaaagagttttttatttag
The window above is part of the Brassica napus cultivar Da-Ae chromosome C3, Da-Ae, whole genome shotgun sequence genome. Proteins encoded here:
- the LOC106430488 gene encoding transcription factor FER-LIKE IRON DEFICIENCY-INDUCED TRANSCRIPTION FACTOR, whose protein sequence is MEGTVNVLSNLSDIELHNFLVDPNFDQFINLIRGDDQTNKNPSLDFDLGGPFQNSPSFVDENHFIPSHVNDLFDELPDLDSNVAESFRSLDAESVKAGGDDDYNDCDDSSATTTHTDGSRKTRTDRSKTLISERKRRGRMKDKLYALRALVPNITKMDKASIVGDAVAYVQELQSQAKKLKADIAGLEASLNSTGGYQEPAPDAHKTRRGLNPPVSKKIIQMDVIQVEEKGFYVRLVCNKGVGVAPSLYKSLESLSSFEVQNSNLSSHSPDTYLLTYTLDGTCFEQSLNLPNLKLWITGSLLNQGFEFVKAFT